In one window of Chryseobacterium phocaeense DNA:
- a CDS encoding DinB family protein has translation MNKKMKFSESIKIYASKEKVWKTLLSKEFYQISWGAALSTTWQTGSPILFTGTWEDVEYFDKGIVKEHIKNSFLKFTYWSSFWEAEDTPEEYCDISYLVKQLDEYSCEFTITQVGFRDQVHYEDTVKLWENTSQTLKYLSEKFELTSINNAVFNEIASIITTFPAEKYNAETSEKWNPAQIIEHIIIGNTGMKQFLTEVPYASDIPFDYNVQAIRDFMLNNDVKYQAPDFLIPATKQYDINQYRELLLKLQAELNDCITTLSFEDKCGTSDMPPFGYMSVYEWLNFSVFHIFRHKEQLKSYR, from the coding sequence ATGAACAAGAAAATGAAGTTTTCAGAAAGTATAAAAATATATGCCTCTAAAGAAAAGGTTTGGAAAACACTTTTATCAAAAGAATTTTATCAAATATCGTGGGGTGCTGCACTCTCTACGACGTGGCAAACAGGTTCGCCCATTCTATTTACAGGAACTTGGGAAGATGTTGAGTACTTTGATAAGGGCATCGTTAAAGAACACATCAAAAATAGCTTTCTGAAATTTACATACTGGAGTTCTTTTTGGGAAGCCGAAGACACTCCGGAAGAATATTGCGACATATCGTATTTGGTAAAACAGTTAGATGAATATAGCTGCGAGTTTACGATTACCCAAGTCGGATTTAGGGATCAGGTTCATTATGAGGATACCGTAAAGCTTTGGGAAAACACCAGTCAAACACTTAAATATCTATCTGAAAAATTTGAACTAACATCAATTAACAATGCCGTTTTCAATGAGATTGCTTCGATTATAACAACATTTCCTGCCGAAAAATACAATGCTGAAACATCAGAAAAATGGAACCCGGCTCAAATCATTGAGCATATTATTATTGGCAATACAGGGATGAAGCAATTCTTAACCGAAGTACCTTACGCTTCGGATATTCCTTTTGATTATAATGTTCAGGCGATACGGGATTTTATGCTGAACAATGATGTGAAGTATCAAGCTCCCGACTTTTTAATTCCTGCCACTAAGCAATACGATATAAATCAGTATCGCGAGTTGCTGCTAAAGTTGCAGGCAGAATTAAATGATTGCATCACAACATTGAGCTTTGAAGATAAGTGCGGAACCTCAGATATGCCTCCATTTGGATATATGAGTGTATATGAGTGGCTGAATTTTTCTGTGTTCCACATTTTTCGTCATAAGGAACAACTAAAATCCTACAGGTAA
- a CDS encoding AraC family transcriptional regulator, which translates to MKIAAEIRKLYKPIQPAVKQSDGDVMYNEFLPHISLQPYIYCYWQLRTTKPLFSEYSYRVVADGCIDIVFSLDDPEDSYVMGFCNTYNEFPLIGSFNKIGIRFLPTMFPQIFRLNALEVSNRLVELQLIIPYISRFIAHNINENQNIDEVVAILDSYFVKLFSKVTFDGDNRLYEAIDIILKNCGTLDVQNGLNTGISARQLRRLFEFYVGDTAKTFSKVVRFQNILNAKPSTQSLRENKLFFDAGYYDQSHFIKEFKSFYGVTPGKAFENY; encoded by the coding sequence TTGAAGATTGCAGCAGAAATAAGAAAACTTTATAAACCCATTCAGCCGGCTGTAAAGCAATCGGATGGAGATGTGATGTACAACGAATTTCTGCCCCATATAAGTTTACAACCTTACATCTATTGTTATTGGCAGCTTAGAACAACAAAACCTCTTTTTTCTGAATACAGTTATCGTGTGGTTGCTGATGGTTGCATAGATATTGTTTTCAGCCTTGACGATCCTGAAGACAGCTATGTAATGGGCTTTTGCAACACGTACAATGAGTTTCCTCTAATCGGTAGCTTCAATAAGATTGGTATCCGCTTTCTGCCTACAATGTTTCCCCAAATATTCCGATTAAATGCTTTGGAAGTGAGCAACAGGCTTGTAGAACTCCAGTTGATAATTCCTTATATATCCCGGTTTATTGCGCACAATATTAATGAAAATCAAAACATAGACGAAGTTGTTGCCATTCTCGATAGCTACTTCGTCAAACTTTTTTCCAAAGTAACCTTTGACGGTGATAATCGATTATATGAAGCTATTGATATCATATTAAAGAACTGTGGAACCCTTGATGTCCAAAATGGACTGAACACTGGGATCAGTGCAAGACAATTAAGAAGACTTTTTGAATTTTATGTAGGCGATACTGCCAAAACATTCAGTAAAGTAGTTCGTTTTCAGAATATCCTCAACGCTAAACCATCCACCCAGAGCCTTCGGGAAAACAAGCTTTTTTTCGATGCGGGTTATTATGATCAATCGCACTTTATAAAAGAGTTCAAGAGCTTTTACGGTGTTACTCCCGGCAAAGCATTTGAGAATTATTAG
- a CDS encoding GNAT family N-acetyltransferase, producing the protein MAIEFTDISNQKLLLKRLTEKDAIAFHSLYFQKDGQESEKVESKENSRAAFEFTENIISQCNDIFTIRTTVNPEKIIGDCALHHWDKLRNEIEIGGSLLPDYWGKGLMATAFLLLIPYAQREYAINKVVANTTAENINALNFAEKLGFRIVGTMENNVLLEKDL; encoded by the coding sequence ATGGCCATTGAATTTACTGATATAAGCAACCAAAAGCTACTATTAAAACGGCTAACTGAAAAAGATGCTATTGCATTTCACAGTTTGTATTTCCAAAAAGACGGGCAGGAAAGTGAAAAAGTCGAATCAAAGGAGAACAGCAGAGCAGCTTTCGAGTTTACTGAAAATATCATTTCACAATGCAATGATATTTTCACAATACGCACCACCGTAAACCCAGAAAAAATCATTGGAGATTGCGCATTGCACCATTGGGACAAACTGAGGAACGAAATTGAAATCGGCGGCTCCCTGCTTCCCGACTATTGGGGAAAAGGTTTGATGGCAACAGCCTTTCTCTTATTGATCCCCTATGCACAGCGGGAATATGCAATAAACAAAGTCGTAGCGAATACAACCGCTGAAAATATAAACGCATTAAATTTCGCCGAAAAACTAGGTTTCAGAATAGTAGGAACGATGGAAAACAATGTACTGTTAGAAAAAGATTTATGA
- a CDS encoding alpha/beta fold hydrolase, with translation MFPKFLIALITTIFSLQSCKAQIKSVNEYNRIVLNGVEHGVFIKGNNTKNPVLLVLHGGPGFSDFYFWQTHNKDLERRYTVVTYDQRGTGLSYNDVIAPESMTFDQIERDALSLINILKERFKKDKIFLVGYSAGTITGVNLVKKHPSLFYAYIGVGQVTNLYLNEKTSLSYSIQQAKLQKDITALSQLQELQKRYPSQTKNDLQDLYLSRKWLRHFHGDFCKGTSVGQLYKNMDTFAKQHYNDSLIAKGQSFTMEAMWAEVMKVDLFRTAKELKVPVYFIAGRCDYNAPSKLAFKFYKKLKAPSKTFIWFENSGHYAPFVEAEKFNRLLLDEILANEKL, from the coding sequence ATGTTCCCAAAGTTCCTCATAGCTCTGATAACGACAATTTTCAGCCTGCAAAGCTGCAAAGCTCAGATTAAATCGGTAAATGAATACAATCGTATTGTTTTAAATGGCGTAGAGCACGGAGTGTTCATAAAAGGTAATAATACCAAAAATCCGGTCTTACTCGTATTGCACGGTGGACCCGGTTTTTCAGATTTCTATTTTTGGCAAACTCATAACAAGGATTTAGAGCGACGTTACACTGTTGTCACATACGATCAAAGAGGAACCGGGTTATCCTACAATGATGTGATTGCTCCTGAAAGTATGACATTCGACCAAATTGAAAGAGATGCTTTGAGTTTGATCAATATATTGAAAGAACGGTTCAAAAAAGATAAGATCTTTCTTGTGGGCTACTCCGCTGGCACTATCACGGGTGTCAATCTTGTCAAAAAACACCCATCACTGTTTTATGCGTATATAGGTGTTGGTCAGGTCACAAACTTGTATCTGAACGAAAAGACTTCGCTTAGCTATTCAATCCAGCAGGCAAAATTACAGAAAGATATCACAGCTTTATCACAATTGCAGGAACTCCAAAAGCGTTACCCCTCGCAAACGAAAAATGACCTGCAAGACCTTTATTTATCACGGAAATGGCTTAGGCACTTCCACGGCGATTTTTGCAAAGGCACAAGCGTAGGACAGCTCTATAAGAATATGGACACGTTTGCCAAACAACATTACAACGATAGCCTGATTGCGAAAGGGCAATCATTCACGATGGAAGCTATGTGGGCAGAAGTGATGAAAGTTGACTTGTTTAGAACGGCAAAGGAGTTAAAAGTTCCGGTTTATTTTATTGCAGGTAGGTGCGACTACAATGCGCCATCTAAGCTTGCATTTAAGTTTTACAAGAAACTAAAAGCACCATCTAAAACATTCATTTGGTTTGAAAATTCCGGGCATTACG
- a CDS encoding DUF4180 domain-containing protein, whose amino-acid sequence MTIETHHTNSLKIAEIISDDIILRSVKDGLDLLGDLYYQGFDKILIHEKNITLDFFDLKTKLAGEILQKFAQYRMPLIIIGDFSKCETQSLTDFIYESNKGRQINFVGSLSEAIKR is encoded by the coding sequence ATGACAATTGAAACACACCATACCAACAGTTTAAAAATAGCTGAAATTATTTCTGACGACATCATCTTAAGATCTGTCAAAGACGGATTGGATCTATTGGGCGATCTTTACTATCAGGGATTTGATAAGATTCTTATTCATGAAAAAAACATTACGCTCGATTTTTTTGATTTAAAAACTAAACTTGCAGGTGAGATACTCCAAAAATTTGCTCAGTACCGAATGCCTTTAATCATTATAGGTGATTTTTCAAAATGTGAAACCCAAAGTTTAACGGACTTCATTTATGAAAGCAACAAAGGCCGACAGATCAATTTCGTTGGCTCTCTGTCGGAAGCAATAAAACGATAA
- a CDS encoding RteC domain-containing protein — protein MTKFYNEILCKLETAIQDLEIETDYSIQRIETVIDLIIKSLLELKQFVLAKGFKNTDDEIHFFKYQKPIIVAKLIYYNSVYKIEAKKPYGDKQIKKFLNKELIKLKKFFDNNIDFYKYYRSNNSFLDDKFFVRGKHDIRLWLDTFYFEADHRFSTSHDYKVAKIIANDLIQVYLEDQLNSNHTKISDNSSLNWTGSKTALIELIYALYAHGVFNNGNTDIKLIAKTFEDAFNIELGDFYHTFMELEARKINRTKFLNSLCEALVKKMDEQDEK, from the coding sequence ATGACTAAATTTTATAATGAAATACTGTGTAAACTTGAAACGGCAATCCAAGATTTGGAGATTGAGACAGACTACTCAATACAGCGTATAGAAACAGTTATTGACTTAATTATAAAAAGTTTATTAGAATTAAAACAGTTTGTCTTAGCAAAAGGATTTAAGAATACGGATGATGAAATCCATTTTTTCAAATATCAAAAACCAATCATTGTTGCCAAATTGATATACTATAATTCTGTCTATAAGATAGAAGCAAAGAAGCCCTATGGAGATAAGCAAATAAAAAAATTCCTGAACAAAGAATTAATTAAACTCAAAAAGTTTTTCGATAACAATATTGATTTCTACAAATATTACCGGAGTAATAACTCCTTTCTTGACGATAAATTTTTTGTGCGGGGAAAACACGATATAAGATTGTGGCTGGACACCTTTTATTTTGAAGCAGACCACCGTTTTTCTACTTCACACGATTATAAAGTTGCTAAAATAATTGCCAATGATCTCATACAAGTTTATCTTGAAGACCAGTTAAATAGTAATCATACCAAGATTTCTGACAATTCTTCACTCAATTGGACAGGAAGCAAAACAGCACTCATAGAGCTTATTTATGCATTGTACGCCCACGGTGTATTTAACAATGGGAATACAGACATAAAATTGATTGCCAAAACTTTTGAAGATGCTTTTAATATTGAGTTAGGCGATTTTTACCACACGTTTATGGAATTGGAAGCCCGTAAGATAAACCGAACGAAATTTCTTAACAGCCTATGTGAAGCACTGGTAAAGAAAATGGACGAGCAAGACGAGAAGTAA
- a CDS encoding Crp/Fnr family transcriptional regulator: MSEKLQSVLKMFSDFDENQLVRILSCFKRKCVSKNDVLLHEGSICKEFYFVKTGCVRIFFVDKNGHEKTRYIMLDNHIGTALTSFISQKPSIEMIEALEDTELLAISHADFYRLNSQMDNWRNFYQRILEMAYSFQNRKIEQRVTLTAKQRYEIILNENPALVQQVSNKILASYLDIREETLSRLK; this comes from the coding sequence ATGTCAGAGAAGTTACAATCAGTGCTCAAAATGTTTTCCGACTTTGACGAAAACCAGCTGGTTAGAATATTAAGTTGTTTTAAGCGAAAATGCGTCAGCAAAAATGATGTTTTATTACATGAGGGAAGCATTTGCAAAGAATTTTACTTTGTGAAAACCGGTTGTGTCCGTATATTTTTTGTAGATAAAAACGGGCATGAAAAGACAAGATACATTATGCTCGATAATCATATTGGAACAGCTTTAACAAGTTTCATTTCTCAAAAGCCCTCCATAGAAATGATAGAAGCGCTTGAAGATACCGAGCTTTTAGCAATCAGTCATGCGGATTTTTATCGTCTGAATAGCCAAATGGATAATTGGAGAAATTTTTATCAGCGGATTTTGGAAATGGCTTATTCGTTTCAAAACAGGAAAATTGAGCAAAGGGTAACCCTAACAGCGAAGCAACGATATGAAATTATTTTGAATGAAAATCCTGCCTTAGTTCAACAGGTATCCAACAAGATATTGGCGTCTTATCTGGATATCCGGGAAGAAACTTTAAGTAGGCTTAAATAA
- a CDS encoding MmcQ/YjbR family DNA-binding protein, whose amino-acid sequence MVIVEKLLKLALSFPETTEEPHFEKTSFRVRKKIFATYDDKLKRVTVKLSEIDQDIFSSADKSAIYPVKNKWGKQGWTIIELEMVSWELFVEVLTTAFCEVAPEKLGALVRSDKNGLNN is encoded by the coding sequence ATGGTAATAGTTGAAAAATTGCTGAAACTGGCACTTTCCTTTCCTGAAACCACGGAGGAACCACACTTTGAAAAGACTTCTTTCAGGGTGAGGAAAAAAATATTTGCAACGTATGATGATAAGCTAAAAAGAGTTACCGTAAAGTTATCAGAAATAGATCAGGATATTTTTTCTTCCGCAGATAAATCTGCCATTTATCCGGTTAAAAACAAGTGGGGCAAGCAGGGCTGGACTATAATAGAGCTCGAAATGGTAAGTTGGGAGCTTTTCGTTGAAGTTTTGACAACGGCGTTCTGCGAAGTCGCACCCGAAAAACTAGGCGCCTTAGTTAGATCAGATAAAAATGGACTAAATAACTAA
- a CDS encoding carboxymuconolactone decarboxylase family protein, whose translation MSQRLIIENIEPSAINVLLKLEQYLDTVSVSKTNQYLIKIRASQINGCTYCIDMHSRHALEFGEMPERIDLISNWRNNTNSFSEEEQLLLAVTEEITLINEKGLSDDLYRKTELFFGQKQTVQIVMVVITINAWNRLVVSFKSAPTH comes from the coding sequence ATGTCACAAAGATTAATAATTGAGAACATTGAGCCATCCGCAATTAATGTTTTGTTGAAGTTGGAACAATACTTAGATACCGTTTCGGTTTCAAAAACTAATCAATATTTGATAAAAATCCGGGCCTCGCAAATTAACGGCTGTACCTACTGTATAGATATGCACTCCAGACACGCCTTAGAATTTGGAGAAATGCCAGAGCGCATTGATTTGATTAGTAATTGGAGAAATAATACCAATTCCTTTTCAGAAGAAGAACAATTGTTACTTGCAGTTACCGAAGAAATAACCTTGATAAACGAAAAAGGCTTGAGTGATGATTTGTATCGCAAAACAGAATTATTTTTTGGGCAAAAGCAGACGGTACAAATCGTTATGGTTGTCATTACCATCAATGCCTGGAACAGGCTTGTTGTTTCATTTAAAAGTGCCCCAACGCATTGA
- a CDS encoding YciI family protein, translating into MKEFVLMFRMDITNEKVQPTKEQMKIYMQQWTVWINKISENGQLADGGNHFSKEGRVLKPNGEIIEKPHTADDISVAGYLIILADNMNEAIKIAKKCPILNGENTSVEIRETAQPG; encoded by the coding sequence ATGAAAGAATTTGTATTAATGTTCCGAATGGACATTACCAATGAGAAAGTACAACCAACTAAAGAGCAAATGAAAATTTACATGCAGCAATGGACGGTATGGATAAATAAAATTTCAGAAAACGGCCAACTTGCCGACGGTGGAAATCATTTCTCAAAAGAAGGAAGGGTATTAAAGCCCAATGGCGAAATTATTGAGAAACCGCATACTGCGGACGATATTTCTGTGGCAGGATACTTAATTATACTAGCTGATAACATGAATGAAGCAATAAAGATCGCTAAGAAATGCCCGATCCTGAACGGAGAGAACACAAGTGTTGAGATAAGAGAAACTGCACAACCAGGATAA
- a CDS encoding LIC_13387 family protein gives MKNNLARIILITASAVLLFFGLLHLHGTFYSTDLHPEDASLLDALQSTHIKMDKTGNFWNLWIGFNAMFSLGLIFIGAINLYFSVKQFKTLVSNRFILLLTIFSNGYLIWIGNRYMIAAFTISMAIPFLLYATGFLLIRFKYFNNDQII, from the coding sequence ATGAAAAATAATTTGGCTAGAATAATCCTAATAACCGCTTCAGCAGTTTTACTGTTTTTTGGCTTGCTGCATTTACACGGCACATTTTACTCAACGGATCTTCATCCTGAAGATGCGAGCCTACTGGATGCCCTGCAATCAACTCATATAAAAATGGATAAAACCGGAAACTTCTGGAACCTGTGGATAGGCTTTAATGCCATGTTTAGTCTTGGACTAATTTTCATCGGCGCTATTAATTTATACTTTTCGGTAAAACAATTCAAGACATTGGTGAGCAATCGTTTTATATTGTTATTGACCATATTTTCCAATGGCTATTTAATATGGATTGGGAACCGATATATGATCGCTGCTTTTACTATCAGCATGGCCATTCCATTCTTGCTTTATGCAACAGGTTTTTTATTAATAAGGTTTAAATATTTCAATAATGATCAAATTATATAA
- a CDS encoding nuclear transport factor 2 family protein, which yields MNEIDLIKEFQHIEDNFNQAVVTNDIAEIKKCITSDWVLVDSQGGIIQQERFFEVLKQGLLSHSVMSKEVLRVKMYGDIALVTGRGQNTGTWQGEPMEADEWITDVYKKDGDEWLCVLTHLTPVKK from the coding sequence ATGAATGAAATAGATCTAATTAAGGAATTTCAACACATTGAAGACAACTTCAACCAGGCGGTAGTCACAAACGACATCGCAGAAATAAAAAAATGTATCACATCCGATTGGGTGTTGGTAGACAGTCAAGGTGGAATTATACAGCAAGAGCGGTTTTTTGAAGTACTGAAACAAGGGCTGCTATCCCATTCGGTGATGAGCAAAGAAGTGTTGCGGGTAAAAATGTACGGAGATATAGCATTGGTAACTGGCCGGGGGCAAAATACCGGAACCTGGCAAGGAGAACCAATGGAAGCTGATGAATGGATTACAGATGTGTACAAAAAAGACGGTGACGAATGGTTGTGTGTACTGACCCATTTGACCCCGGTAAAAAAATAA
- a CDS encoding glycosyl-4,4'-diaponeurosporenoate acyltransferase CrtO family protein gives MAIHKREILNQAINFFWSILCIAPIFWFWFQEGINNLYFYLFMGLSIIIGVLPESVFNLLAFSSQRNFYERIGIKYIRKFVQNGDAVNSLNSTKATVIKGKKYFRTYTKTIAMYERYHWICLTFFLLTTLYCFVSGHIKFGILILIANILYNFCPILLQQYNKIRLKKLLND, from the coding sequence ATGGCGATACACAAACGTGAAATACTAAATCAGGCAATCAATTTTTTTTGGTCGATACTTTGTATTGCTCCCATCTTTTGGTTTTGGTTCCAAGAGGGTATCAACAACCTATATTTTTATTTGTTTATGGGATTATCAATAATTATAGGTGTATTGCCCGAGAGTGTTTTTAACTTATTGGCATTCAGCTCTCAAAGAAATTTTTACGAGCGTATTGGTATAAAATATATCCGGAAATTTGTTCAAAACGGCGATGCCGTCAATTCATTGAACAGCACTAAGGCGACAGTCATTAAAGGAAAAAAATATTTTCGGACCTACACAAAAACCATTGCGATGTACGAAAGATATCATTGGATCTGCCTCACCTTTTTTCTTCTTACTACATTATATTGTTTCGTCAGCGGTCATATTAAATTCGGTATATTAATATTAATTGCCAACATATTGTATAATTTCTGTCCAATATTATTGCAACAGTACAATAAGATCAGATTAAAAAAACTACTTAATGACTAA
- a CDS encoding dihydrofolate reductase family protein, giving the protein MRKVIATINTTLDGVCDHTAGIPDDEIHQHYTDLLRHADAILFGRVTYQLMEFWRTLVEKPSGEKSMDDFAAVIDNIPKIVFSRTLESVDWKSARLADQNIEKEILKLKQ; this is encoded by the coding sequence ATGAGAAAAGTAATTGCAACAATCAATACGACACTAGACGGTGTTTGCGACCATACTGCAGGAATTCCTGATGATGAAATACATCAACATTACACAGATTTACTGCGCCATGCGGATGCTATTCTGTTTGGGAGGGTAACGTATCAGCTTATGGAATTTTGGCGGACTTTAGTTGAAAAACCCTCCGGCGAAAAATCAATGGACGACTTTGCCGCGGTTATAGATAATATCCCAAAAATTGTTTTTTCCAGAACCCTCGAAAGCGTAGACTGGAAAAGTGCAAGGTTGGCGGATCAAAATATAGAAAAAGAGATATTAAAGCTTAAACAGTAA
- a CDS encoding nuclear transport factor 2 family protein — MTKREEIIKNYVDGYNAFDIDKMVRDFNEAIIFKNINNDEVTMVLNGIEAFRKQADQAKSYFESRLQTIKSFKHKGDTTEIEIDYIATLASDLPNGLKKGEQIDLSGRSIFKFSEDQIVELIDIA; from the coding sequence ATGACAAAACGTGAAGAAATTATAAAAAATTATGTTGACGGCTATAATGCATTCGACATTGACAAGATGGTCCGGGATTTTAACGAAGCTATCATTTTTAAAAACATCAATAATGATGAGGTTACGATGGTGTTAAACGGGATTGAAGCGTTTAGAAAACAAGCTGACCAGGCAAAATCCTATTTTGAAAGCCGGCTGCAAACCATAAAATCTTTCAAGCATAAGGGCGATACCACCGAAATTGAAATAGATTACATTGCAACTTTAGCTTCTGATCTTCCCAACGGATTAAAAAAAGGCGAGCAAATTGATTTAAGCGGAAGATCCATATTCAAATTTTCTGAGGATCAAATTGTTGAGTTAATCGATATAGCTTAG
- the ubiE gene encoding bifunctional demethylmenaquinone methyltransferase/2-methoxy-6-polyprenyl-1,4-benzoquinol methylase UbiE, whose protein sequence is MNKQVIVPYKTSNKSKLAQVEKMFNGISKNYDFLNRLITFGMDKKWRNNVLELIKKTNPQNIIDVATGTGDMAILFSKTNAKSIVGVDISKGMLEVANKKIMKSNLQKRVTTELSNAENLSFKDNTFDVASVIYGIRNFENLSKGLSEIRRVLVKNGRLVILETSQPTNRFQQAFYLFYTRILMPCIANIFSEDKDAYQYLSKSAINFPSGSELKKIIQNAGFKSVSSYPQFFGASTIYYAKK, encoded by the coding sequence ATGAACAAACAAGTTATAGTACCTTACAAAACCTCCAACAAGAGCAAATTGGCGCAGGTTGAAAAAATGTTCAACGGCATCTCTAAAAATTACGATTTTCTGAACCGACTGATAACATTCGGAATGGATAAAAAGTGGCGGAACAATGTTTTAGAGCTTATCAAGAAGACCAATCCACAAAACATTATTGATGTTGCAACGGGTACAGGAGATATGGCAATTCTATTTTCAAAAACAAATGCAAAAAGCATTGTTGGTGTTGATATTTCAAAAGGTATGTTAGAAGTAGCCAACAAAAAAATAATGAAATCAAATCTGCAAAAGAGAGTTACAACAGAACTCAGCAATGCAGAGAATTTAAGCTTTAAGGATAACACTTTCGACGTTGCATCCGTAATATATGGTATTAGGAACTTTGAAAATCTGTCAAAAGGATTATCAGAAATACGCAGAGTGTTAGTTAAGAATGGCAGACTTGTTATTCTTGAAACATCGCAACCTACCAACCGTTTTCAACAGGCTTTTTATCTATTTTATACAAGGATACTAATGCCATGTATTGCAAATATTTTTTCAGAAGATAAAGATGCCTATCAGTATTTGTCAAAATCGGCAATCAATTTTCCATCCGGATCTGAGTTAAAAAAGATCATTCAAAATGCAGGTTTCAAAAGCGTGAGCTCATACCCGCAATTTTTTGGAGCTTCAACCATTTACTATGCAAAAAAATAG
- a CDS encoding DUF1761 domain-containing protein: MEKLTQHNYWTIIATGLIAFVLSGIWYSPMVFGEIWETYRNPPNPEIPRWTMVFAPLRELIVVYVLAKLILILNLVQWKHTLKLVLLLWISFHAVGMIGAILWDNMQWQLGAVHAGDWLMKMIFMGIVLTKWLKRTPVSLKN, translated from the coding sequence ATGGAAAAACTCACACAACACAATTATTGGACAATAATCGCAACGGGACTGATAGCATTTGTTCTCAGTGGAATTTGGTACAGCCCGATGGTTTTCGGCGAAATATGGGAGACATACCGAAACCCACCAAACCCCGAAATACCCAGATGGACGATGGTGTTTGCTCCCTTAAGAGAATTGATTGTTGTCTATGTGCTGGCGAAATTAATTCTCATATTAAATCTGGTACAATGGAAACACACATTAAAACTGGTTCTTCTTCTGTGGATATCATTTCATGCGGTCGGGATGATTGGAGCAATTCTCTGGGATAACATGCAATGGCAGTTGGGTGCTGTCCATGCTGGCGACTGGTTAATGAAAATGATATTTATGGGAATTGTGCTAACCAAATGGCTTAAAAGAACACCAGTATCTCTAAAGAATTAA
- a CDS encoding dihydrofolate reductase family protein: MLIGSRSLILQLMKLDLIDQYQLCIHPMVAGGGLPLFEDIDRTVFKLNKTKIFGNGAVMLYYEPTTKSATKGQ; the protein is encoded by the coding sequence ATCCTTATTGGTAGCCGAAGCCTGATATTACAACTGATGAAACTTGATTTGATTGACCAGTACCAGCTCTGTATACACCCTATGGTGGCAGGAGGCGGTTTGCCGTTGTTTGAAGACATAGACAGAACTGTTTTTAAACTCAATAAAACAAAAATATTCGGCAATGGAGCCGTAATGCTTTACTATGAACCGACAACGAAAAGCGCTACAAAAGGCCAATGA